One window of Burkholderia vietnamiensis LMG 10929 genomic DNA carries:
- a CDS encoding NADP(H)-dependent aldo-keto reductase: MEYRTLGDSGIEVSLIGLGTMTWGEQNSERDAHEQIDYALAQGVTLIDTAEMYPVPPKADTQGRTEQYIGTWLAQHRAQRARIVLATKIAGPARQPHNPRHIRGEGNQFDRKNLTEALDGSLKRLQTDYVDLYQLHWPDRSTTTFGRSAYPWVDDAYTVPIEETLGVLAEFVKAGKVRAIGVSNETPWGVAQFLRAAERLGLPRIASIQNPYSLLNRTFENGLSEFTHRDGIGLLAYSPLAFGWLSGKYENGARPAGARITLFERFQRYSKPHTVAATSRYVALAQRHGLSPAQLALAFVNSRPFVRSNLIGATSLEQLKENIGSIDVKLSDEVLAEIDALHELQPNPAP, encoded by the coding sequence ATGGAATACCGCACACTCGGCGATTCCGGCATCGAGGTCAGCCTGATCGGCCTGGGCACGATGACTTGGGGCGAGCAGAATTCGGAGCGCGACGCGCACGAGCAGATCGATTACGCGCTCGCGCAGGGTGTGACGCTGATCGATACCGCGGAGATGTACCCGGTGCCGCCGAAGGCCGACACGCAGGGCCGCACCGAGCAGTACATCGGCACCTGGCTCGCGCAGCATCGTGCGCAGCGCGCACGCATCGTGCTCGCGACGAAGATCGCTGGCCCCGCGCGGCAGCCGCACAACCCGCGTCACATTCGCGGCGAAGGCAATCAGTTCGACCGCAAGAATCTGACCGAGGCGCTCGATGGCAGCCTGAAGCGTCTGCAGACCGACTATGTCGACCTGTACCAGCTGCACTGGCCCGATCGCAGCACGACGACGTTCGGCCGTAGCGCGTATCCGTGGGTCGACGATGCCTATACGGTGCCGATCGAGGAAACGCTCGGCGTGCTCGCGGAGTTCGTGAAGGCCGGCAAGGTCCGCGCGATCGGCGTTTCTAACGAAACGCCGTGGGGCGTCGCACAGTTCCTGCGCGCGGCCGAGCGGCTCGGGTTGCCGCGCATCGCGAGCATCCAGAATCCGTACAGCCTGCTGAACCGCACGTTCGAGAACGGCCTGTCGGAGTTCACCCATCGTGACGGCATCGGTCTGCTCGCGTATTCGCCGCTCGCGTTCGGCTGGCTGTCGGGCAAGTACGAGAACGGCGCGCGGCCGGCCGGTGCGCGCATCACGCTGTTCGAGCGCTTTCAGCGTTACAGCAAGCCGCACACCGTTGCCGCGACGTCGCGCTACGTCGCACTCGCGCAGCGCCACGGGTTGTCGCCCGCGCAGCTCGCGCTCGCGTTCGTCAACAGCCGGCCGTTCGTGCGCAGCAACCTGATCGGCGCGACGTCGCTCGAGCAGCTGAAGGAGAACATCGGCAGCATCGACGTGAAGCTGTCCGACGAGGTCCTCGCCGAAATCGACGCGCTGCACGAATTGCAGCCGAACCCGGCGCCGTAA
- a CDS encoding DUF695 domain-containing protein, protein MTDAWGTFPARMGDHQAFISFNHAFAEIAETDPRTSLLSVRVALAHPTPDGLPGSDEFAELTRVETLLDAAVTGRNGVQVGRITVDNNQDFLFYVSFDEDTAAGIVDALADQTAYALQYAYHEDPDKETYWRTLYPTDDDWQLMRDMRGLDALLQKGDVGDVSRRVAHWAYFPDPSDAHQFADLAESKGYLVESVAPTEDGKSAVRFAHEGTMALADITRHTLEINREVRALGGNYDGWETSVEQAG, encoded by the coding sequence ATGACCGACGCCTGGGGAACCTTCCCGGCCAGAATGGGCGACCATCAGGCTTTCATCAGCTTCAATCACGCGTTCGCGGAAATCGCCGAGACCGACCCGCGCACGTCGCTGCTCAGCGTGCGCGTCGCGCTCGCGCATCCGACGCCCGACGGCCTGCCCGGCAGCGACGAATTCGCCGAACTCACGCGCGTCGAGACGCTGCTGGACGCCGCGGTGACTGGGCGCAACGGCGTGCAGGTCGGCCGCATCACCGTCGACAACAACCAGGATTTCCTGTTTTACGTGTCGTTCGACGAAGACACGGCGGCCGGGATCGTCGACGCGCTGGCCGACCAGACGGCCTACGCACTTCAGTACGCATACCACGAGGATCCGGACAAGGAGACCTACTGGCGCACGCTCTACCCGACCGACGACGACTGGCAATTGATGCGCGACATGCGCGGGCTCGACGCGCTGCTGCAAAAAGGCGACGTCGGCGACGTGAGCCGGCGCGTGGCGCACTGGGCCTACTTCCCGGATCCGAGCGACGCGCACCAGTTCGCCGACTTGGCCGAGTCGAAGGGCTATCTGGTCGAATCGGTCGCGCCGACCGAGGACGGCAAATCGGCCGTGCGCTTCGCGCACGAAGGGACGATGGCGCTGGCCGACATCACGCGCCATACGCTCGAGATCAACCGCGAGGTGCGCGCGCTCGGCGGCAACTACGACGGTTGGGAAACGAGCGTCGAACAGGCTGGGTGA
- a CDS encoding GGDEF domain-containing protein yields MQIASKPADETARLATLHSLSILDTPPEERFDRITRLARRLFDVPIAVVSLVDEDRQWFKSHPGLDATQTSRDVSFCAHALLADDTMVVKDALNDDRFHDNPLVTGQPGIRFYAGRPLAAPNGAPVGTLCLIDTRPRELCADELALLGDLAHMTEREIAALHLATTDELTQLTNRRGFEILARQVLGLCERTGRQAALLFFDLNGFKAINDRCGHAEGDRALKAFAQTLTGTLRDSDVIARLGGDEFVVLLSAIDPADVGEPIERVKQALERRNADDARGYAIRFSVGHVAYDPARHRTVADLLDSADRRMYEDKRRGKATGG; encoded by the coding sequence ATGCAGATTGCTTCCAAACCGGCCGACGAGACGGCCCGGCTCGCCACACTCCATTCATTGTCGATTCTCGACACGCCGCCCGAAGAACGCTTCGACCGCATCACGCGCCTCGCGCGCCGGCTGTTCGACGTGCCGATCGCTGTCGTGAGCCTCGTCGACGAGGACCGCCAGTGGTTCAAGAGTCATCCGGGGCTCGACGCCACGCAGACTTCGCGCGACGTGTCGTTCTGCGCGCATGCGCTGCTCGCGGACGACACGATGGTCGTCAAGGACGCGCTCAACGACGATCGTTTCCACGACAACCCGCTCGTCACCGGCCAGCCCGGCATTCGCTTCTACGCAGGCCGTCCGCTTGCCGCGCCGAACGGCGCGCCGGTCGGCACGCTGTGCCTGATCGATACGCGGCCGCGTGAGCTGTGCGCCGACGAGCTCGCGCTGCTCGGCGATCTCGCCCACATGACCGAACGCGAAATCGCGGCGCTCCATCTCGCGACCACCGACGAGCTGACGCAACTGACAAACCGGCGCGGCTTCGAGATTCTCGCGCGTCAGGTGCTCGGCCTGTGCGAGCGCACGGGCCGGCAAGCGGCACTGCTGTTCTTCGACCTGAACGGTTTCAAGGCGATCAACGATCGCTGCGGCCATGCGGAAGGCGACCGTGCACTGAAGGCGTTCGCGCAGACGCTCACCGGCACGCTGCGCGACAGCGACGTGATCGCCCGGCTCGGCGGCGACGAGTTCGTCGTGCTGTTGAGCGCGATCGACCCGGCCGACGTCGGCGAGCCGATCGAACGCGTGAAGCAGGCGCTCGAGCGGCGCAACGCGGACGACGCGCGCGGTTACGCGATCCGCTTCAGCGTCGGCCACGTCGCTTACGATCCCGCCCGTCATCGCACGGTGGCCGACCTGCTCGATTCGGCCGACCGGCGCATGTACGAGGACAAGCGGCGCGGCAAGGCCACCGGCGGCTGA
- a CDS encoding plasmid fertility inhibition factor family protein: MTLAQAQHDGVDVWIVPLPGHAAYAYTHLKRVFGSDDSRHRVVTIDLRRLLACADRDTTDYVLPSVQDWPPGKAAGIREFLDPDKARIPDMPFITFRETRPRTLLGIPSLSKTGVASFRNGQHRARYLAHAGATRVPVEVHETEADLLARYCGM; this comes from the coding sequence ATGACACTCGCTCAGGCACAACACGACGGCGTCGACGTCTGGATCGTTCCGTTGCCCGGACACGCCGCCTACGCCTATACGCACCTCAAGCGGGTATTCGGATCCGACGACTCGCGACATCGCGTCGTGACCATCGACCTGCGTCGGCTGCTCGCGTGCGCGGACCGCGACACGACCGATTACGTGCTGCCGTCCGTTCAGGACTGGCCGCCCGGCAAGGCGGCCGGCATTCGCGAATTTCTCGACCCGGACAAGGCGCGGATTCCGGACATGCCGTTCATCACGTTCCGCGAGACGAGGCCGCGGACGCTGCTCGGCATCCCGAGTCTGTCGAAGACCGGCGTTGCGTCGTTCCGGAACGGGCAGCATCGCGCGCGCTATCTGGCGCACGCGGGCGCGACGCGCGTGCCGGTGGAGGTGCATGAGACGGAAGCGGATTTGCTCGCGCGCTATTGCGGTATGTGA
- a CDS encoding phospholipase D family protein, translated as MLSRQRLAAACLAASLLATPFAAFGKTHNESLLQQAIDFVTQLLPAPTHAAPATQVVESAFSPDGGAEALVLKAIGAARTSIRVAAYSFTSPPITRALLAAKRRGVNVAVVVDDKGNRAKSSQQALNLLVNAGIPTRTIDVYAIHHDKYLVIDAEHVETGSFNYSASAASRNSENVVVVWNNPQLASRYLAHWQSRFDQGTPYRSSY; from the coding sequence ATGTTGTCGCGCCAACGCCTCGCCGCCGCCTGTCTCGCCGCTTCCCTGCTCGCCACTCCGTTCGCCGCGTTCGGCAAGACGCACAACGAATCGCTGCTTCAGCAGGCGATCGATTTCGTCACGCAGCTGCTGCCCGCCCCCACCCATGCAGCGCCCGCCACGCAGGTCGTCGAATCGGCGTTCTCGCCCGATGGCGGCGCCGAGGCGCTGGTGCTGAAGGCGATCGGCGCAGCACGCACTTCCATCCGCGTGGCCGCCTATTCGTTCACGTCGCCGCCGATCACGCGCGCGCTGCTCGCCGCGAAGCGGCGCGGCGTCAACGTCGCGGTGGTCGTGGACGACAAGGGCAACCGCGCCAAAAGCAGCCAGCAGGCATTGAACCTGCTCGTCAACGCGGGCATCCCGACACGCACGATCGATGTGTACGCGATCCACCACGACAAGTACCTCGTGATCGACGCCGAGCATGTCGAGACGGGCTCGTTCAATTACAGCGCGTCGGCCGCCAGCCGTAATTCGGAGAACGTCGTCGTGGTGTGGAACAACCCGCAGCTCGCGTCGCGCTACCTCGCGCATTGGCAGAGCCGCTTCGACCAGGGCACGCCGTATCGCTCATCGTATTGA
- a CDS encoding VOC family protein produces MATSVKPIPEGMRTLTPHLICAGATAAIEFYTRAFNATERFRLMLPDGRLAHACLAIGDSALMLVDEMPEHGAVGPKALKGTPVSLHLFVPNVDAAIEQAVAAGATLRVPAADMFWGDRYGQVEDPFGHRWSIATHQRDLTPGQIAEAMASAPPCGS; encoded by the coding sequence ATGGCCACGTCCGTCAAACCGATTCCGGAAGGGATGCGCACGCTGACGCCGCACCTGATCTGCGCCGGCGCAACCGCCGCGATCGAGTTCTACACGCGCGCGTTCAACGCCACCGAACGGTTCCGCCTGATGCTGCCCGACGGCCGGCTCGCGCACGCGTGTCTCGCGATCGGCGATTCGGCGCTGATGCTCGTGGATGAAATGCCCGAGCACGGCGCGGTCGGGCCGAAGGCGCTGAAGGGCACGCCGGTCAGTCTGCATCTGTTCGTGCCGAACGTGGATGCGGCCATCGAGCAGGCCGTCGCGGCCGGCGCGACCCTCCGGGTTCCGGCGGCCGACATGTTCTGGGGCGATCGCTACGGTCAGGTCGAGGATCCGTTCGGTCATCGCTGGTCGATCGCGACCCACCAGCGCGATCTGACGCCCGGGCAGATCGCCGAGGCGATGGCCAGCGCGCCGCCTTGCGGCAGCTGA